The following coding sequences are from one uncultured Bacteroides sp. window:
- a CDS encoding glycosyl hydrolase family 28 protein, translated as MKITTLLIAAFISIQLFGQEKFPDGTPIPDWFKKNDIINIKNIEHKYNITDYGVTDDSTLLQTDKIQATIDLAAKNGGGLVIIPKGTYLSGALFFKPETHLYLEEGAVLKGSDDISNFPIKLTRIEGQTLKYFSALINADGLHGFTISGKGTINGNGLRYWKSFWLRRTVNPKCTNMDELRPRLLYISNCNDVQISGVHLKNSPFWTTHLYKCNRVKLLNLHITSPAKPVKAPSTDGVDIDACSNVLIKNCYISVNDDAVALKGGKGPWADKDNTNGSNQNIIIEDCTYGFCHSALTFGSESIHDRNIILRRCTVKDANRLLWLKMRPDTPQRYEYILVEDITGNAQSFLYIKPWKQFFDLQGRKDTPISYLDNLTMRNINFECNVFFNVNKSEQYVLTHFNFENLTIKAEKGEYDKNLVHPFILKNVKVTQ; from the coding sequence ATGAAAATCACGACTTTATTAATCGCAGCATTTATTAGCATACAGCTCTTCGGTCAAGAAAAATTTCCTGATGGAACGCCTATTCCCGATTGGTTCAAAAAGAATGATATAATAAACATCAAGAATATTGAGCATAAGTATAACATCACAGATTACGGTGTAACCGATGACAGTACACTTTTACAGACTGATAAGATTCAGGCAACAATTGATTTGGCCGCAAAGAATGGCGGAGGTCTTGTTATTATCCCTAAAGGAACATACTTAAGCGGCGCTCTTTTCTTCAAGCCTGAAACTCATTTGTATCTAGAAGAGGGAGCTGTTTTAAAAGGTAGCGATGATATCAGTAATTTTCCCATTAAACTCACGCGCATAGAAGGGCAAACCCTTAAATATTTCTCGGCCCTGATAAATGCCGACGGCTTACATGGCTTCACCATCTCTGGCAAGGGTACTATCAACGGCAATGGTTTACGCTATTGGAAATCTTTCTGGCTACGCAGAACAGTCAACCCCAAATGCACCAATATGGACGAACTTCGCCCCCGTTTACTTTATATTTCAAACTGTAACGATGTACAAATATCTGGTGTGCATCTAAAAAACTCTCCATTCTGGACTACACATCTATACAAATGCAATAGGGTAAAATTACTCAATCTCCATATTACTTCCCCGGCAAAACCAGTAAAAGCACCCAGTACGGACGGAGTAGACATTGACGCATGCAGCAACGTGTTGATTAAGAACTGCTACATTTCTGTCAACGATGACGCCGTGGCATTAAAAGGAGGTAAAGGACCGTGGGCAGATAAAGACAACACCAACGGTAGCAACCAAAATATTATTATAGAAGACTGTACTTACGGATTTTGCCACAGTGCTCTGACCTTCGGCAGTGAGTCTATACACGACCGCAACATCATTCTTCGTCGATGTACAGTGAAAGATGCCAACCGCCTTCTTTGGCTAAAGATGCGTCCGGATACACCACAAAGATATGAATATATACTAGTAGAAGATATTACCGGAAACGCTCAAAGCTTTTTATATATAAAACCTTGGAAACAATTCTTTGATTTACAAGGAAGAAAAGATACGCCAATATCTTACTTAGATAATCTGACAATGCGTAACATCAACTTTGAATGCAATGTATTTTTCAATGTGAACAAGTCAGAGCAATATGTACTCACCCACTTCAACTTTGAAAACCTAACAATCAAAGCTGAAAAAGGTGAGTACGATAAAAATTTGGTCCATCCCTTTATTCTAAAAAACGTAAAAGTGACTCAATAA
- a CDS encoding ribonucleotide-diphosphate reductase subunit beta, translated as MATLNKKALFNEHGDTDVMFRRLINGNTTNLNDFNNMKYAWVSNWYRQAMNNFWIPEEINMSQDVKDYRNLSRAEKVAYDKILSFLIFLDSIQTANLPNVGEYITANEVNLCLTIQAFQEAVHSQSYSYMLDTICSPEERSSILYQWKDDSFLLKRNKFIGDIYNEFQLNKEPEQLLKTLVANYILEGIYFYAGFMFFYNLGRNGKMPGSVQEIRYINRDENTHLWLFRSVILELKKEEPQLFTTQAVEGFREMIKEGALQEIAWGDHVIGDEIEGLTKEMVSDYIKYLANLRSDNLGFGFLFEGYEEEPQSMSWVSQYSNANLIKTDFFEAKPSAYAKSTSIEDDL; from the coding sequence ATGGCAACTTTAAATAAGAAAGCGCTCTTTAATGAGCATGGAGACACGGATGTAATGTTCCGTCGCTTAATAAACGGAAATACAACAAATCTGAACGATTTTAATAATATGAAATATGCTTGGGTATCTAATTGGTATCGGCAGGCAATGAATAACTTCTGGATTCCTGAAGAAATAAATATGAGTCAGGATGTGAAAGATTACCGCAATTTGAGTCGTGCCGAGAAGGTGGCTTATGATAAGATTCTTTCTTTCTTGATTTTTCTGGATAGCATACAAACGGCTAATTTGCCCAATGTAGGCGAATATATTACAGCTAATGAAGTCAACCTCTGCCTTACCATTCAAGCTTTTCAGGAAGCGGTTCACTCACAGTCTTATAGCTATATGCTGGATACCATTTGCTCCCCCGAAGAACGTTCTTCTATTCTTTATCAATGGAAAGATGATTCGTTTTTGTTGAAACGAAATAAATTCATTGGCGATATTTATAATGAGTTTCAACTTAATAAAGAGCCTGAACAGCTATTGAAAACGCTGGTAGCCAACTATATCCTTGAAGGTATCTACTTTTATGCTGGATTTATGTTCTTCTATAATTTGGGAAGGAATGGTAAAATGCCGGGTTCAGTGCAGGAGATTCGTTATATCAATCGTGACGAAAACACTCATTTATGGCTTTTCCGTTCTGTTATTCTGGAACTAAAGAAAGAGGAGCCTCAACTCTTCACTACTCAGGCGGTAGAAGGCTTTCGGGAAATGATAAAAGAGGGTGCTTTGCAAGAGATAGCTTGGGGCGACCATGTGATTGGTGATGAAATTGAAGGATTGACCAAAGAGATGGTCTCTGATTATATTAAATATTTGGCTAATCTTCGTTCTGATAATCTGGGCTTTGGGTTTCTTTTTGAAGGTTATGAAGAAGAGCCACAAAGCATGTCTTGGGTTTCTCAATATAGTAATGCTAATTTGATAAAAACGGATTTCTTTGAAGCCAAACCAAGTGCTTATGCTAAATCTACTTCTATTGAGGATGACTTATAA